The nucleotide window TTGGCAACTCGGGGGCCGATTTTGAGCTTCACAGCAGTTCAAAAATCAGTTTAACAATGCGTTTTTGACTTAAGAATCACTCTTGGATCACTAGACTCAACACAAGACTCCCAAATTGATAGGAAACCTCACTTATTATTACTttacaacctgaacatcaattttTATATCAATTCATTGGGTTACCTACATcttcaacaatcaaattgcaattcaaaaccctaacttctataacatcaaaCTATCAACCATTTGcaacttttaaccctaattcccaaaacttcaacctacaacttgttaaattcaattttcagaatcatatacTGAGAATGATTAAAGGTTAGTCACatccttaccttagattgattgaTCGCAGAGTTttaccgctttctcttctctgactcttctcttctcttggtttctcccttttctcccaaaaattattttcacgtaatccttattttctaattctaactcacCCTTTTATATAAacctttaacctacttattttatcttatttccattCTGCCCCTCAGcttcaatattctattctaatatatatatatatatatatatatatatatatatatataatataaaatatttcctataacaaataactaatatatctctatagaaaatatatttctataacatatatatttctacacaaaataatatataagatactaataaatatcaacatataaacataacaaaatatcactcatcaaaataaatcgactgaattataaaaagacatctaaactcaataaaataaataaataataaaatagggtgttacagttAACATATCATAGTTACTCATAGCTTAAGTTCAAGTATAATGTTACAAGGGTATGGTAAGTATATGCAGCTGCTTGGTATCTAAATCACTCAGTATTTTTTTAGTACCAATTAAGGACCATCAATATATGCAGAATCATTAGCCTATACTCCCTCAgttcctatatataagacccttttgccaaaattacgggaattaagatagtggatatttgtattaaagctgtttgtaatcactattgtttttacaattttatcttttaagaaagaaggttagtttatgttttcaacatgttatttattgttgattgaagaaaaatatgtataataaatagggacatgtatgtaaagaaataattaatgtagttggaaataacaaaggagtcttataaaaagggacaaaaaaaattctcaaaaagggtcttataattaaagacggagggagtacttaaTGGTTTTAATGATGGTATTAGATTAGATTGGCTTTTCCATTACTTTAACTCTATCTAaattaggggtgttcaaaaccgaaccaacccaatagaaaaaccgcaaaccgaaccaacctaaaccgaaaccgcaaaaaaccgcaTTTGGTTCGGATGAGTTCGAATGACTTTTAGACTGAACCgcgcggttcggttcggtttgcggtttgcatctcagcaaccgaaccaaaccaaaccaaaccgcaaaaaTACTCAATGTTATTAAACTAAGTAAGTACCGTACTAGCCCAATACCAAAGTGAACCCAAGCCCAAGCTCAACACTATCCAGCTATGATAATGTGTTACTTTGGAACTTCAAgttgttctttttttattcttaaatattattttggtactgtaatgttattttagataaataacttttattggtattgtaatgttattttggaacttcaagttctttttttgaataattaaaattgattggtACTAGTTcgcaatattagagttaatgtaatttttttatttatctcgcGATTAACCGCATCAactgaaccaatccaaaccgcattggtttggtttggatgactttttaaaaatcaaccgaaccaaaccaaaccgcatgctTTTTTCTCTCGCGGTTTGGATGATTATTATGCTTGaaatcgaaccaaaccgcaccgcgaacacccctaatCTAAATTACCTTTTCTCTGATCTTAAGACTGAATTGGTGGCACTTAAAGTTAAAGTTACCACCATCGTTTaaccaaattttaaattaaccaaattcaatttttatcatcgtttataaaaacaaaagttacattttactttaattttcaaCTACGAAGCTCGGATATCTAGTACATGTGCAGATACGATACAATACAACTATAtgaatgcataaattttttaaaagttaggaTACAATATGGTTAAGATATacattaacaaattttttataataaaactatatgcatgtaatattaaaaaaaaaatgaattgattacCCTTTATTAATATATAACTACAAAGTTCACAatgtacaaaaaataatacttgtGATGAAAATCTAAAGTGTAGAATTTTAGTATAAATCATAATCTAGTTTCCTTCCTATGATAGGATATTAACATAAGCataaccaaaataacttaatttaAGTTTTGTCAAATTTTGATATTGAATCATCCCTCTCATTACATTAATCTACTCAAAATTTAAGTTTTAAGTATGATTCATTAAGagacaattaaataaaataatatatctcCATTGAATTCTCACAACATTGTTTCAtgtgttttttcctttttgtttataTACATATCGGTGAATTATCTTGTAAATATTTGTGTGCATTTATGAAGTATCATATAAGTAtctaataaaatatgttttgaaaataaaaattttaattcTAAAACTTCGTGTATACATATCTGCAACGTTTTAGTATCTAATATGTATTTGCcacaaaccttgcatatattattcaTTGTCCTTAacgcatatattatgtattgttttgATCTATATTTTTGATGTTGAGTATAGTGATAAAATAACATATGCTTCCATTGTGATCCTTCAGTACTTGTATTATGTGATATTCTGCCATCTAAGTCATTCTCTCTAGCTACTTTAGTTATTATTTACCTTTTTCAGTGCTGGTACTTTTTGTTGCtttaattcatcataatcaaattttaatgcAATTTTTGGTTGTTAAAAGTAGGTATGCACATCAACTGCTCCATGTTAAGCACATCAATTGCTTCCTAGTGATTGATTACTCAGAAAGGAAAAAGGCATGCTCtattgaataataatttattaaaacaattaatgtcTGTTGTTAtgttcattttgatattttaatggtCTCAATGGAACTAATCTGTTCTCTGAATGTTAGTTAGACCTCTCAATGTTCTCATCAGGTATTGGTCTAGAAACTATATGCAATTTGCAGCAAAAAATATTCAGTTGAAGAAGCCAAAGTATGACATTGAGAGTAGTATTTGTCTCGTCTATTATGTTATAAGCTACTTACGGTTTCCGGCTATTATGTTATAATCCGTTGATATATTGTCTCGTCTGTCTTGTAGTATTTGTGATCTTTAGCAGGTGTGTGATACATTTCAAGAATGTAAAAAACGTTTGGGTTAATAGAAGAGGTTTGGTCATTACAGTGATATCTTGGATCTGATTTGGTCATTTGATGTTGAATTGTATAGAGTTTTCTGTTTTCAAAAATTGTAGTGGACCCTGACCCTCTTGCTTGTTCATCAGAATGTGGGGCCATTCGACCATAtataatttcttcatctttgaTTAAAGATGTCCTAGacaatattatgtttttttttaacaaaacaaaatggaattatattaacaaaacaTAAGCATTTTCCAAGCACAGGTGTGCCTAGGAAACTACTACAAGATACAAAGTGTTACAAAGTCCAAAATAAGAGAATCTAGCAGTGGTTAGCCAATTCCTAAACATGTCATAGGACTTGACCGCCACATCTGAGTACCATAAACAAACATGgcttttttagctttcagccacccTAATGATAACAATTTAATCTTATCCAACAACCTCGGGACATCCTGATGAGGGCAACGATGGAATGGAGGGAGGGCTTGCTTGCTGcccattttgatgttttttatttttatgttgtaaTAAAAGTGTAAGGAACCAATTTTGGCCAAAAACACTATGTTTGAATTTGTAGTGTGTTTTATCCATTTTAAAGCTTTCAACAGCTTTAAATGGCGTGCTTGCtttattttagaaagaaaataatatgttGAATCAAGTATAGTGAAAAGAAATCAAGAACATTAATGGGAGGGAGAAAAATAGCACATGACATGAAAGGAAAGAAGGAAGTGGTGCTGCCACACATTTTAGAAATTCAATCTGTTTGGGTCAAAATTCTGCCATTTATCCATTTTAGccaaaatatctatttttcatTCTGTTTTATTGCATTTTGAATCACAAGAATTTTAAAGTTCAAATTATCAAAGCAATTTCGTGAGTTTAGAGGGAAAATACCCATTTTTGGAATACTGGACTCATCACATCCGTTACAACATTATTAAGCAGGCGATTATTACGTTTGTTCCACACAATCCAAGTACACATAATCCAGATTAGTTGTAGAAAGGAACGTTTAGCTTTACCAACACCTATCAAATAAGTAAACTGCACCAAATGATCAGGAAGATTATTAGGATCCACCCCCATAGAACCTAGCCAATTGCGCACCTGCTGCCACAATAAAACAGAATTtgggcaaaataaaaataaatgttcgGCTGTTTCAACATGACCACATCTTGTATCACAAAGAGTCGCCTCTGAATTAAGAACACCACGAGCTGCCAAATTTGCTTTTGTAGGTAAACGATCCCGAAGAAGTCTCCAAGCAAAAATCGAGACCTTCAAGGGGACCTGATGATGCCAAACTAGGTCCAAAGCGTCTTCTATAAGAGGATTGGCACCCTCTGTTAAAAGATCATAAGCTCCTCGGACAGCATAACCCCCCGAAGGGTCAGGTAACCACAACCATCTGTCTGAAACATTAGGCAACAAAGAAACATCCAGCAGTAAAGCCCTAAGCTCCTCTAATAAATTCTCCTCCCCAGCCCACAACCTACGTCTCCATCTCCACCCTTCCCCTCCTTGCTCCAGGCCAAGAGAGAACATATTCGGCACCGAAATGGTTTTGTTCTTAGCAAAGTCAAACAACCTACGAAACCGCTCACTAAAAGGAACATCACCAAACCACCTATGAGACCAAAACAACGTATCAACACCATCCCCACCTTCCTTAACACACTATCGACAAACCTACCACCCCCTACATCGCCAACACCCTCACAAATCCTCCCTACCTCCCGCCACCAAGAAGAACAACTCCAGCTCCCCACCTCCAACCTCCCACCTATTTCGCCATAACGGGCGACTAAAACATGATACCACAATCCTTCTCTATCCACTAACATCCCCCAACACCATTTCCCTAGCAATGCAACATTAAACTCCTTCAACTTCCTGACCCCCAACCCTCCAAACTCCTTTTTAGAACATACAGTATTCCAATCTATTCAAGTAATTTTCCTACGGTCCTcaatcccccccccccccccccccccaaaaaaaaaaaaaattattcaacaaagattcaatggaagagattatacctgttGGAGCTTTAaagaaggaaagagcatagacaggCAGCGAAGTCAAAACTGATTTCAGGAGGATCAAGCGACCACCAAACGAGAGAAACCGGCTTTTCCACCCCGACAGTCTAGATTTAATACAATTTACAACAAGGTCCCAAAACAAAAGTCTCCGCGGATTACCCCCAATAGGCAAACCTAGGTACAATAAAGGAACCTTACCCACTTTACAACTTAACACCGAGGCCGCCTCACTCAACCAAGAATCATAAATATTAATTCTCACCAACAAGCTTTTATTAAAATTCACTTTCAAACCCGACATCAACTCAAAGATGACAAGAGTCGCCCGAAGAGCACAAACatttgttgaggcaaaatccctaattaattttaaagataacaaaccttgatgattaaggaaattaatggactttgattaatttgttggtatttaacttgtgctcttgagtggttaactaagacaggaacaagtcTCAATTTATACCAAGAAACAAAGAATCAAAGGACATAAAGACTTAAGAACTCAGTCAGAGTTCAGAAAGTTAAaaagagttcagaaggttggaCAGAGTTCAGAAAGTTGTTCATGATGAACATCAAGAACCAAGCCCAGATACTCATGAACTAAATAAAGAACATGCAAGGTTCACGTGACTTAAATGAAAGCCCAGAAAAGTACAAGACTAAGATCAATCAAAGAATAAGagcatttatttgattaaagtcaaaaagggcatcttcaatgttcatttaaaacTATGAACATTTGAAGTACAAAACATTAGGAATATTCCATTAAGAATATCATCCCAGATGTTTTCCATGCTGCACTTCATAAATgcttcactattaggatttgattacatcatttacaagtcttacaaatcatcctaagtgaaacaaaagaaacattctGAAGTCCCCTGAGTTCAGAATGTTCGTTCCTGCTCCATGCTTTTTCTGACGTGAACAGTACAGCAGTTGGAAAGCAAGAGGCAAAGTCAAAAGCAAGATCAGATCTGATTCATCAAGATCTCGACACATAAGGGAGTTGGTACTGTACAAAGCAAACCAAATCCCCTAAAGCATGGAAGTGAAGTGACAGCACCACTTTATGATATCCTGCACACATTCCAAGACAGATTTCAAAGAAGATCTGCTacaggaacattctgaagtatgtCCAAGAACAATCTTCAAGTATAACCTAGAAATTCATGATACATTCATCTGCAAAAACCCAGATGCATATCTGGCCGTTCATCCACATGAACTCAGACGAAGATcatgaagaacacaacaacattctgaagtattcaacaacattctgaagtattcgaacaacattctgaagtatctcagtttgcccagaatttcaagttaaagttgGTGGGTCCCAGAACACGTGGCATAAAACCAGTGGTCACTCTCCAACGGCTACAAAGGCTCaagaactctataaatagaaatCAAGACCTCAGCATACAACACAcctttgcaaagcatacaagaaaacaacataagaaGTGTTTGAAGCTTTAGCAAAAATATTGATCATCACAAAGATTCCAAGAAGTCTTCAAAAGTGTAAATCAATATCTCTCATATCTtttcaaagataaatctcaaccTCCATTCTTCTCTTGTTTGATCTATATCATtcaacctccatacaaattgtaaagaaagtctcatctagctttaggggtactaaagtgttagtttgagcagaaaggtgtaaagtctaagtgggtaacttagcaagaaaggtgtaagcctgctgaggctaagagaatacaattgttgtaattgttcaggtgaacaaggttgtaaggtgcaggatttgagaagttatctcaagcatcacagtggaaaatctcacaagattgtgaggagtggactaacccacattgggtgaaccactataaatttctgtgtg belongs to Medicago truncatula cultivar Jemalong A17 chromosome 6, MtrunA17r5.0-ANR, whole genome shotgun sequence and includes:
- the LOC112418112 gene encoding uncharacterized protein; this encodes MFSLGLEQGGEGWRWRRRLWAGEENLLEELRALLLDVSLLPNVSDRWLWLPDPSGGYAVRGAYDLLTEGANPLIEDALDLVWHHQVPLKVSIFAWRLLRDRLPTKANLAARGVLNSEATLCDTRCGHVETAEHLFLFCPNSVLLWQQVRNWLGSMGVDPNNLPDHLVQFTYLIGVGKAKRSFLQLIWIMCTWIVWNKRNNRLLNNVVTDVMSPVFQKWVFSL